The Streptomyces nigra genome includes the window GCAGGAACTCGACCGGGCCGTGGACGTCGAGGACGATCGCCGAGCTGCGTGGCGCGTCCACCTTCGCCATGACCTCCGGCATCCGGCCGAGCAGCACGTCACGCGCGACGAGCGCGCCGGGGGAGTCCAGGTTGCCGGGGCGGCCCAGCGCGGCGCGCAGGTCCTGCTCGTGCGCCCACACGTCGAAGGCGTGCGTGCGCATCGCCTCCTCCAGGGTCAGCTCCGCGCCCAGCGGGCCGCGCACCTTGGTGCCGGGGTCACGGCTCTCGTTCCGCAGCTGGCGGTTGCGGCGGATGATCGTGTACTCCAGCTCCGACGTCATCTCCGGCGCCGTGTGGTGGCGGCGGACGTCGACCTGCATCTCCATGTAGCGCTGGTGGTCGTTGGTCACATGGAAGAGGTCGCGCGGCAGCGTGTGGATGGGGCGCGGGTCGCCCAGCATCTCGCAGTCCAGGCCGATCACATGGGAGACGACATCGCGCACCGACCAGCCGGGGCAGGGGGTGCGCCGGTTCCACTCCCCCTCGACGAGCGGGGTGACCAGCTCGGATATCGCGTCGATGGAGTGGGTCCAGGCGTCGGCGTAGGGCTGGAGGGTGGGATGCAGACTCACGGAACGGGACCCCTCGGCGGTTGGTACGTCGGTTCGCGGGCAGGTTCTGGCGGCGGTGCCAGTGGGCGGCGGCGGCTGTCGGCGGGTGTCTCGGCTGTCCCCCCACGTTCTCGGCTGCGCTCGAACAGGGGGGACCCCCAAAGTTACGCTGCTGTGAGGCACCCCGGCAGTGCTTTCGTGTGACGATCGTAGGCCCGTGTGGACGGCTCGAATGCCAGGACGGTGGTAGTGTGCGCGCCTCTTTGCTCCAGATCGACGTGAATGAGGACGAATCGGTGGAATCGCGCCGGGTGAGGGTCGCCTCCCTGGTACGAGAACAAGCCGGAGCGGATCTCGTCGTCCTGCCCGAGCTGTGGACCACCGGCGCCTTCGCCTACGAGGGGTTCGGCACCGAGGCCGAACCGCTCGAGGGACCCACGTACGAGGCGATGGCCAAGGCCGCGAGCGACGCCGGTGTCTGGCTGCACGCCGGGTCCGTCCCCGAGCGCGACCCGGACGGTCCGCTCTACAACACCTCGCTGGTCTTCTCCCCCTCCGGCGACCTCGCCGCCGCCTACCGCAAGATCCACCGGTTCGGCTTCGACAAGGGCGAGGCCGTCCTGATGGGCGCCGGCCGGGATCTCGTGACGGTCCGGCTGCCCGACACCACCCTGGGCCTCGCCACCTGCTACGACCTGCGCTTCCCCGAACTCTTCCGCGGCCTCGTCGACGCCGGCGCCGAGACCCTTGTGATCCCCGCCGGCTGGCCGGAGCGCCGCCGGGCGCACTGGACGCTGCTCGCCCAGGCCCGCGCGGTGGAGAACCAGGCGTATGTGCTCGCCTGCGGAACGGCCGGGACGCACGCGGGAGTTCCACAGGCCGGCCACTCCATCGTCGTGGACCCCTGGGGCGAGGTGCTGGCCCAGGCCGGACCCGGCGAAGAGGTCCTCACCGTGGAGTTCGACCCCGGCCGGGTCGCGGTGACACGGGATCAGTTCCCGGCCCTGAAGGACCGGGTGCTCGGGCTCGACCCGCCCCGGCGCTGAGCCGCGCCCCGGCGGTGAGCCCCGCGCGGTGCCGGCCGCGCCTCAGTCGTCCCCGCGCTCCTTCTCCGCCAGGTGGATCACACACACCGCCACCGCGATCAGCAGCGCCGGGTCGGCGTCCTCGCGCACCACGTCCACGCCGTACGTCTCCCGGACGTGCAGCCAGCGGCGCGAGACCACGGCGAGCAGTTCCCTGTCGTACTCGACGGCGAACTCCCGGTCGAGGATCCTGCCGCTGACATCGAGCTCGGTGCTGCCGTCCGCGAGGGCCACCCGGTAGTGGTTGCGCAGCAGCGACAGCCGCTTGCGCCGGATCGTCGCCAGCGGCCGGCCGTCCCGCTCGATCACCATGGTGTCGCGCAGGGCGAACATCTTCTGCCGGATGTCGATGAGGACGCGGCCCTGCACGTCCTTCAGCTCGAAGGTGTCCCGCACCCGCATGGCCTTGCCGTCGACGAGGAAGACCTTGTTTCCCCGGTCGTCCTCGATCCAGTAGTCGTCACCGAAGCCGAGCAGCCGGTCCCGCACGAGAAATCTCATGCCACGAGGGCTTCCCCGCCACCGGCCCCGGAACCACGCCTGTAGGCCGTCGGGCTGACTCCGCGCGGCCGGTGGCACCCTGGGGACATGACCGACCGAGCACCCCGGCACGCCCGCGTCCGCGCCCCCGAGCTGACCGGCGCGGGCGGCTGGCTCAACACGGGCGGCCGCCCCTACACCCTGGCCGAGCTGCGCGGACGCATCGTGATCCTCGACTTCTGGACGTCCGGCTGCGTCAACTGCCTGCACGCCATCGACGAACTGCGTGAGCTGGAGGCGAAGCACCGGGACACCGTCGTCGTGGTCGGCGTGCACTCGCCGAAGTTCGCGCACGAGGCCGAGCACACCGCCGTCGCCGACGCCGTGGAGCGGTACGGCGTCGAGCATCCCGTCCTGGACGATCCGGAGCTGGTGACCTGGCGGCAGTACGCGGTGCGGGCGTGGCCGACGCTCGCGGTGATCGACCCGGAGGGGTACGTCGTCGCGCAGCTCTCCGGCGAGGGACACGCCGACGCCATCGGACGGCTGGTGGCCGAGCTGGAGGCCGAGCACACGGCGAAGGGCACGCTGCGGCGCGGGGACGGGCCGTACGTGGCGCCGGAACCGGAGCCGACCGTGCTGCGCTACCCCGGCAAGGTCATGGCGCTGCCCGGCGGCGGGTTCCTGGTCAGCGACACCACCCGGCACCGGCTCGTGGAGTTCGCCGAGGACGGCGAGAGCGTCGTACGGCGGATCGGCTCCGGTGCGCGCGGGTTCACCGACGGCCCCGCGGAGGCGGCGTCGTTCGCCGAGCCGCAGGGCCTGGCGCTCCTGCCCGACGGGTCGGTGGTGGTCGCCGACACCGTCAACCACGCGCTGCGCCGCCTCGACCTCGCGACCGGCGCCGTCACGACGCTCGCGGGCACCGGACGCCCGTGGCGGCGGGGCGCGGCCACGACGGGCCCGGCGCGGCAGGCGGACCTGTCCTCACCCTGGGACGTGGCGGTGTTCGCCGGGCGGGTGTGGATCGCGATGGCGGGCGTCCACCAGCTGTGGACGTACGACCCGGCGGCGGACACCGTCGCGGTGGCGGCGGGGACGGCGAACGAGGGGCTGGTCGACGGCCCGGCGGACGAGGCGTGGTTCGCCCAGCCGTCGGGGCTCGCGGTGTCACCGGACGGCGAACGGCTGTGGGTGGCCGACGCGGAGACCAGCGCGCTGCGCTGGGTGGACCGGGACGGCGTGGTCCGTACGGCGGTCGGCACCGGGCTGTTCGACTTCGGGTACCGCGACGGCCCGGCCGGGCAGGCACTGCTCCAGCATCCGCTGGGCGTCACGGCGCTCCCGGACGGCTCGGTCGCGGTCTCCGACACCTACAACCAGGCGCTGCGCCGCTACGACCCGGCGACCGGTGAACTCTCCACGCTCGCCACGGATCTGCGGGAGCCGTCGGACGCGGTGACGGTGGGCGCGGACATCGTGGTCGTGGAGTCGGCCCGGCACCGGCTGACCCGGCTGCGGCTGCCGGAGGACGCCCTGGAGGGCGCGGCGGAACGCCGAACGCGGCGGGACGTCATGGACGTGGCCGGCGAGGTCGTGCTGGACGTGGTCTTCGAGGCCCCGGCGGGGCAGCGGGCGGACGACCGGTACGGGCCGCCGGCCCGGCTGCTGGTGTCCGCGACGCCCCCGGAGCTGCTGCGCACGGGCGAGGGCGCGGGGACGTCGCTCTCCCGCGCCCTCGTGTTCGACCCGTCCGCCGGGCCGGGCGTCCTGCGTGTCTCGGCGACGGTCGTGTCCTGCGACGACGACCCCGAGATCCCGTATCCGGCCTGCCATGTGCACCGGCGCGACTGGGACGTCCCCGTCCGGCCGGCCGCCCGGGGCGCCGAGCGTCTGCCACTGGTGTTCGCGGAGCCGGACGCTCAGACGCCGTAGCCGTCGCTGTAGCCGTCCCGCCGGTGGGGTTCTTCGCCGACGACCGGGGTCGCGGGCGGCACCACCACGCGCTTGCGCCGGGCGATGCTGCTGAAGGTCGTGACGCCGATCAGGCCCACGATCATCAGGATGACCCCGACCAGGTCGAGGTTCACCCCGTCCATCTCCCAGTCGGTCGCGAACGTGAGGATGGCTCCCGCGGCGATGAGGATGATGCACCCGCCGAGGCCCATGAGTGTCGCCTCCTGTCCGGTCCGGACGATCCGGTCCGGACGTCCGGGTACCCCGGTCGGAGACGCTCACACCGCGGCGTCGGCGCGCGGTCCTCAACTACCCCTCCAGGAACGCCGCCAGGGAGTTCGCGAGCAGCCACGGGTCGTCGACGCCGCACAACTCCCGTGCGCTGTGCATGGAGAGGATGGCCACGCCGATGTCGACGGTGCGGATGCCGTGCCGCGCGGCGGTGATCGGACCGATGGTGGTGCCGCACGGCATGGAGTTGTTGGAGACGAACGACTGGAAGGGGACGTCCGCCTTCTCGCAGGCCGCCGCCCACACCGCACGGCCCGAACCGTCCGTGGCGTAGCGGTTGTTGACGTTGACCTTGAGGATCGGGCCGCCGTTGACGCGCGGGTGGTGCGTGGGGTCGTGCCGCTCGGCGTAGTTGGGGTGCACGGCGTGGCCGGTGTCCGAGGAGAGACAGACGGTGCCGGCGAAGGCGCGCGCCTTGTCCTCGTACGAGCCGCCGCGCGCGAACACCGAGCGCTCCAGGACGCCGCCGAGCAGCGGGCCGTCGGCGCCGGTGTCGCTCTGGGAGCCGTTCTCCTCGTGGTCGAAGGCGGCGAGCACCGGGATGCAGGGCAGCCCGGCGCCGGAGCCGGCCACGGAGGTCAGTGCGGCGGTCCCGGCGTGGACGGAGAGCAGGTTGTCCATGCGCGGGCCGGCCAGCAGCTCCTTGTCGCGGCCCAGGTAGGCGGGGGGCTCGACGGAGTGGACCATCAGGTCCCAGCCGGTGACCTCGCCGGGGGCGATGCCGGCGGTCTCCTCCAGGAAGGCGATCAGGTCGCCGTCGCGGACGTCGCCGAGGCCCCACACGGGCTGCAGATGGCGCTGCTTGTCGAGCTTGAGGCCGTCCGTGGACACCGCGCGGTCGAGGTGGATGGCGAGCTGGGGGACGCGCAGCAGCGGCCGGTCGACGTTGACCAGCCGGGTCGAGCCGTCCCGCAGGGTGAGCCGGCCGGCGAGGCCGAGGTCGCGGTCGAGCCAGGAGTTGAGCAGCGGTCCGCCGTAGATCTCGACGGCGACCTGGCGCCAGCCGTGCGCACCGGTGTCGGGGAGCGGCTTGACCCGGAGGTTGGGGGAGTCGGTGTGGGCGCCGACGATCCGGAACGGCGTGTGGGGCGCCGCGCCCTCGGGGACGTACCAGGCGACGATCGCCCCGCCGCGCAGCACGTACTTGCCGCCGCTCGACCCGTCCCAGGCGTCCGTCTCGGCGACCTGGCGGAAGCCGGCCTTCTCGAGCCGTTCGGCGGTGTTCGCCACGGCGTGGTACGGCGACGGGCTCGCCGCGAGGAAGGACATGAGGTCGTCGGTGTGGCCGCGGTCGAAGCGGGGGGGTGCGCTCATGGGTTCACCTTAACGACGTGCGAGGGCCCGCTCCCGTGAAGGGGAGCGGGCCCTCGTGCGGGCGATGTGGATTGTCCGTGAGTGACGGGAACAGCCCGTTGCCGGTGAGCCGTTCCCGCGCCCGGCGGGTCCTTCGAAGGACTAGAAGGCCGCCTCGTCCAGCTCCATCAGGTCCAGCTCGACGTTCTCGGCGAGCTTGCGCGCGCCGGTGACGCCCGGCAGGACGTTGGCCGCGAAGAACTTCGCCGCCGCGATCTTGCCGGTGTAGAACGCCTTGTCCTTGGCGGAGGCCGTCGGGAGCTTCTCGGCGGCGATCGCGGCGCCCTTGAGCAGCAGGTAGCCGACGACGACGTCACCGGAGGCCATCAGCAGGCGGGTGGTGTTCAGGCCCACCTTGTAGATGTTCTTGACGTCCTGCTCGGTGGCCGCGAGGTCGGTGAGCATGAGGCCGACGATGGCCTCCAGCTCGACGGCCGCCTTGGCCAGGTGCTCGCGGGCGCCCGCCAGCTCCTCGCCGCCCTCGCCGACCGCCAGGAACTTCTTGATGTCCTCGGCGAGCGAGTTCAGGGCCGCGCCCTGGTTGCGGACGATCTTCCGGAAGAAGTAGTCCTGGCCCTGGATGGCGGTGGTGCCCTCGTACAGGGTGTCGATCTTGGCGTCCCGGATGTACTGCTCGATCGGGTACTCCTGCAGGAAGCCGGAGCCGCCGAAGGTCTGCAGCGACTGGGCGAGCTGCTCGTAGGCCTTCTCGGAGCCGTAGCCCTTGACGATCGGCAGGAGCAGGTCGTTGAGCGCGTGCTCGGTCTTGGCGTCCTCGCCGGCCGCCTCCTTGACCTGGATGGCGTCCTGGACGGAGGCCGTGTACATCACCAGGGCGCGCATGCCCTCCGCGTACGCCTTCTGCGTCATGAGGGCGCGGCGCACGTCGGGGTGGTGGGTGATGGTGACCTTGGGGGCGCTCTTGTCCATGAAGTTCGCCAGGTCGGGGCCCTGGACGCGCTCCTTGGCGTACTCCAGCGCGTTGAGGTAGCCCGTCGACAGCGTGGAGATCGCCTTCGTGCCGACCATCATGCGGGCGAACTCGATGATGCGGAACATCTGGCGGATGCCGTCGTGCTTGTCGCCGATCAGCCAGCCCTTGGCGGGGTGCTTGTCGCCGAACGTCATCTCGCAGGTGTTGGACGCCTTCAGGCCCATCTTGTGCTCGACGTTCGTGGCGTAGACGCCGTTGCGCTCGCCCAGCTCGCCGGTCTCGAAGTCGAAGAGGTACTTCGGGACGAGGAAGAGGGACAGGCCCTTGGTGCCGGGGCCCGCGCCCTCGGGGCGGGCGAGCACGTAGTGGAGGATGTTCTCCGACATGTCGTGCTCACCCGACGTGATGAAGCGCTTCACGCCCTCGATGTGCCAGGAGCCGTCCTCCTGCTGCACGGCCTTGGTGCGGCCGGCGCCCACGTCCGAGCCGGCGTCCGGCTCGGTGAGGACCATGGTGGAGCCCCACTGCTTCTCGGTGGCGAACTTCGCGATGTGCTTCTGGACCTCGTTGCCCTCCTCGAAGAGGATGCCGGCGAACGCGGGGCCCGAGGAGTACATCCACACGGCCGGGT containing:
- a CDS encoding maleylpyruvate isomerase family mycothiol-dependent enzyme, producing MSLHPTLQPYADAWTHSIDAISELVTPLVEGEWNRRTPCPGWSVRDVVSHVIGLDCEMLGDPRPIHTLPRDLFHVTNDHQRYMEMQVDVRRHHTAPEMTSELEYTIIRRNRQLRNESRDPGTKVRGPLGAELTLEEAMRTHAFDVWAHEQDLRAALGRPGNLDSPGALVARDVLLGRMPEVMAKVDAPRSSAIVLDVHGPVEFLRTIRIDIQGRGTLETAPALGPAASLTLDWETFVRLACGRVTPEAVADRVKTEGDPDLTAAILRNFTVTQ
- a CDS encoding carbon-nitrogen family hydrolase, producing the protein MRASLLQIDVNEDESVESRRVRVASLVREQAGADLVVLPELWTTGAFAYEGFGTEAEPLEGPTYEAMAKAASDAGVWLHAGSVPERDPDGPLYNTSLVFSPSGDLAAAYRKIHRFGFDKGEAVLMGAGRDLVTVRLPDTTLGLATCYDLRFPELFRGLVDAGAETLVIPAGWPERRRAHWTLLAQARAVENQAYVLACGTAGTHAGVPQAGHSIVVDPWGEVLAQAGPGEEVLTVEFDPGRVAVTRDQFPALKDRVLGLDPPRR
- a CDS encoding LURP-one-related/scramblase family protein translates to MRFLVRDRLLGFGDDYWIEDDRGNKVFLVDGKAMRVRDTFELKDVQGRVLIDIRQKMFALRDTMVIERDGRPLATIRRKRLSLLRNHYRVALADGSTELDVSGRILDREFAVEYDRELLAVVSRRWLHVRETYGVDVVREDADPALLIAVAVCVIHLAEKERGDD
- a CDS encoding NHL domain-containing thioredoxin family protein encodes the protein MTDRAPRHARVRAPELTGAGGWLNTGGRPYTLAELRGRIVILDFWTSGCVNCLHAIDELRELEAKHRDTVVVVGVHSPKFAHEAEHTAVADAVERYGVEHPVLDDPELVTWRQYAVRAWPTLAVIDPEGYVVAQLSGEGHADAIGRLVAELEAEHTAKGTLRRGDGPYVAPEPEPTVLRYPGKVMALPGGGFLVSDTTRHRLVEFAEDGESVVRRIGSGARGFTDGPAEAASFAEPQGLALLPDGSVVVADTVNHALRRLDLATGAVTTLAGTGRPWRRGAATTGPARQADLSSPWDVAVFAGRVWIAMAGVHQLWTYDPAADTVAVAAGTANEGLVDGPADEAWFAQPSGLAVSPDGERLWVADAETSALRWVDRDGVVRTAVGTGLFDFGYRDGPAGQALLQHPLGVTALPDGSVAVSDTYNQALRRYDPATGELSTLATDLREPSDAVTVGADIVVVESARHRLTRLRLPEDALEGAAERRTRRDVMDVAGEVVLDVVFEAPAGQRADDRYGPPARLLVSATPPELLRTGEGAGTSLSRALVFDPSAGPGVLRVSATVVSCDDDPEIPYPACHVHRRDWDVPVRPAARGAERLPLVFAEPDAQTP
- a CDS encoding DUF6458 family protein, coding for MGLGGCIILIAAGAILTFATDWEMDGVNLDLVGVILMIVGLIGVTTFSSIARRKRVVVPPATPVVGEEPHRRDGYSDGYGV
- a CDS encoding M18 family aminopeptidase — encoded protein: MSAPPRFDRGHTDDLMSFLAASPSPYHAVANTAERLEKAGFRQVAETDAWDGSSGGKYVLRGGAIVAWYVPEGAAPHTPFRIVGAHTDSPNLRVKPLPDTGAHGWRQVAVEIYGGPLLNSWLDRDLGLAGRLTLRDGSTRLVNVDRPLLRVPQLAIHLDRAVSTDGLKLDKQRHLQPVWGLGDVRDGDLIAFLEETAGIAPGEVTGWDLMVHSVEPPAYLGRDKELLAGPRMDNLLSVHAGTAALTSVAGSGAGLPCIPVLAAFDHEENGSQSDTGADGPLLGGVLERSVFARGGSYEDKARAFAGTVCLSSDTGHAVHPNYAERHDPTHHPRVNGGPILKVNVNNRYATDGSGRAVWAAACEKADVPFQSFVSNNSMPCGTTIGPITAARHGIRTVDIGVAILSMHSARELCGVDDPWLLANSLAAFLEG
- a CDS encoding acyl-CoA dehydrogenase; translated protein: MGHYKSNLRDIEFNLFEVLGRDKLYGTGPFEEMDVETAKSILEELTRLSENELAESFADADRNPPVFDPETNTAPVPASFKKSYQAFMDSEYWRLGLPEEIGGTTAPRSLIWAYAELILGANPAVWMYSSGPAFAGILFEEGNEVQKHIAKFATEKQWGSTMVLTEPDAGSDVGAGRTKAVQQEDGSWHIEGVKRFITSGEHDMSENILHYVLARPEGAGPGTKGLSLFLVPKYLFDFETGELGERNGVYATNVEHKMGLKASNTCEMTFGDKHPAKGWLIGDKHDGIRQMFRIIEFARMMVGTKAISTLSTGYLNALEYAKERVQGPDLANFMDKSAPKVTITHHPDVRRALMTQKAYAEGMRALVMYTASVQDAIQVKEAAGEDAKTEHALNDLLLPIVKGYGSEKAYEQLAQSLQTFGGSGFLQEYPIEQYIRDAKIDTLYEGTTAIQGQDYFFRKIVRNQGAALNSLAEDIKKFLAVGEGGEELAGAREHLAKAAVELEAIVGLMLTDLAATEQDVKNIYKVGLNTTRLLMASGDVVVGYLLLKGAAIAAEKLPTASAKDKAFYTGKIAAAKFFAANVLPGVTGARKLAENVELDLMELDEAAF